The genomic segment tgctcgcaacaagttagatgccaaatccaagaaatgtttcttcattggctatggagatgaagaatttggatttcggttctgggatgatcagaacagaaagattatcagaagcaggaacgtgatcttcaatgagaaagttttgtacaaagacagatcaagtgcagaaacagatatgactgattcagatacaagtccacaaaaatctgaattcatcagattagaagggcttcccgatgttaccgagcaaaacaaaactcaagagtctttacaagaagattcaagcacatctgtacccaccactacacaagatgatgcagagccaagtgaaccaattgtttatgttcgcaggtcttcaaggactgtaaagcccccacaacggttcacacttctactgaattatattttgctgacagatggtggtgagccgctaagttatgaagaatccttacaagatggaaactcaagcaagtgggagttagccatgaaggatgagatgagttcgttgctgaagaacaagacctgggagctgaccacactacctgaaggaaagaaggctttgcaaaacaagtgggtctacagagtaaagactgagcatgatggaagcaaacggttcaaggcaagacttgttgtaaaagggtttcaacaaaagaaagggattgactactctgagatattttctccagttgtgaagcttacaacaatcagagttgttctggggatagtagcagcagagaatttacatcttgaacaattagatgtaaaaacagcttttcttcatggagaattggaggaagacatttacatgcaacaaccagaggggtttgaaataccaggaaaggagaaccaagtctgcaagctaaagaaaagcctatacggtttgaagcaagctccaagacagtggtacaagaagtttgacaacttcatgtgtagttcgggatacacaagatgccaggctgatcactgttgctatgtcaaacattttgacaactcctttatcattctactattatatgtggatgatatgttgattgcaggatccaacattgaggagattgacaagctgaaacaacaattgtcaaaacagtttgaaatgaaggatctgggagctgctaaacaaatacttggcatgagaatcatcagagatcaagacaaaggcatactaaagctttcacaaacagagtatgtcaagaaggttctcagcaggtttagtatggataatgctaaaccagtaagtacacctctggggaatcatttcaagctcagcaaagaccagtcaccaaaaactgagctagaaagtggatacatggataagattccatacgcctcagctatcggctctttgatgtatgctatggtctgtactagaccagacattgcccatgcagtgggagttgtaagccgatatatgagcaatcctggaaagcaacattgggaggcggtgaaatggatcatgagatacttaaaaggttcatcagagacatgtcttaccttcacagctggtgatttgaaacttgaaggttttgtagacgctgatctagcaggagatgttgatagcagaaagagcactacaggatatgtatatactctaggaAGGACTGCTGTTTCCTGGAGTTCGACCTTAcaaaagatcgtcgctctttcaacaaccgaagctgaatatgttgcagtttcagaatctgcaaaagagataGTATGGCTACAGAGTTTcctgaaagaattgggcaagatgaatgaaaagggtactttgtacagcgacagtcagagtgcaatcttccttgccaagaatccagcatttcactccaggacgaagcatattcagatcaaatatcacttcatccgacaattgctagacgagGAGCAACTACTGCTAGAAAAGGTCtgcggaagcaagaatccagctgacatgttaaccaaaggagttacaCTTGATAAACTGAAGTTGTGCAAAACTTCAGTTGGTCTTCaaggataaaagatgatttcattgtttgtctccaagtgggagattgttagcaagtggaagacaaacaatgtcccaccatatgcaagtgggaatacctaatctccCACTTTGGCACATGGTGGACACAAGCGGTGGGCATAAATCATGGCATGATTTATGCCCTTCACTCTTCTagcttaatatatatgtatgctcaGTGAAGAGCTGGTGTGTTGGTGTGTGAAGAATGCAGAGAAGAgtgaaaacacagagagaaaaacgtgagagagagagcttgagttgagtagagaagatttctcctcctccttgttttgttgtttgtattgtttctaagcttgattaatacaaaccagtagctccgtggagtaggcaagttgccgaaccacgtaaatttgtgtgtttGAATTCGGGAATGACCCAACACGTTCAATCGTTGCTGTTGATGGAGTGTAAATGCAAGGACCTCATTTGGTTGAGAAAGCTGCAAAGACTTAAGATTCTTGGTTTTATAGGGTGCGACTCCATTGAAGAATTACCTGGTGAAATGGGGGAGCTCAAGGAGTTGAGGTTGTTGGACGTGACAGGTTGTAGAAATCTAGGAAGGATTCCCGTGAATTTGATTGGAAGTTTGAAGAGGTTAGAAGAACTGCTAATCGGGTGTTACAGCTTTAAGGAATGGGATGTCGTTGGGACAAGCAGGGGAGGAGTGAATGCGAGCCTAACAGAACTGAACTCGCTGTCTCATTTAGCTGTCTTATCATTGAGGATACCGAAGGCTGAATGCATTCCcagagattttgtttttcccaGGTTGCTCAAATATGATATTTGGGTGTTAGGGAATGGGTATTCAGAACTTGATAATGAATACCCAACTGCAAAGACAAGATTAAATTTGGGTGAAATCAGCGCCACATCCTTAAATGCGAAGACATTTGAGCAGTTGTTTCCTACTGTGTCTCAAATTAGTTTTCGTAGAGTGGAGGGTTTAGAAAATATAGTATTGTCCTCTGATCAGATGACCACCCATGGCCATGGGTCGCAAAAGGACTTCTTGCAAAGATTAGAACATGTCAAAGTGAATGGATGTGGGGATATTCGCACTCTGTTTCCAGCTAAATGGCGGCAAGCTTTGAAAAATCTAAGGGGTGTGGAAATTAAAGACTGTAAATCATTGGAAGAGGTTTTTGAATTGGGTGAGGCTGATGAAGGAAGCAGTGAGGAGAAGGAGCTGTCGTTGTTGTCATCTTTAACAGAGTTACAACTGTCCTGCTTGCCTGAGCTCAGATGTATATGGAAGGGGCTCACCGGGCATGTCAGCCACCAAAGTCTTGCTCATCTGAATTTGGATTCTCTAGACAAGCTGACATTTATCTTCACACCGTCCCTCGCTCAAAGTCTACCACAGCTAGAAACACTCAAGATAAGAAGTTGTCGTGGATTGAAGCATCTTATCagagaaaatgatgatgaaagtgAAATAATTCCAGAGTCTCTTAGCTTCCCAAAGTTAAAAACTCTCCTTGTAGAATACTGTGGTCAACTGGAATACGTCTTCCCTGTCTCTGTGTCTCCGAGTCTTCTGAACCTGGAACAGATGACTATAGTTACCAgcaatttaaagcaaatatttTACAGTGGAGAAGGAGATGCTCTCACCAGAGATGGCATCATCAACTTCCCTCGGCTAAGAAAATTGTCTCTTTCAAATTGCAGCTTCTTCGGTCCAAAGGATTTTGCTGCCCAGTTGCCTTCTTTGCAAGAGTTAACCATTGATGGCCAAGAAGAATCGGGTAATTTGTTGGCACAGCTCCAAGTACGTCCTCTATACttctccatgattttttttcttttctaatttaaattgtCTGCTTCAATACACTGTgataatttcttctttcttcctccaaATTTCTAAAACTAAAGTAATTGATAAGCTCTTATGCACTGAAtttatatacaagaaaaaaagtgatCAATAATAAAGCATTTTTACTTTATATGCAAGAAATCTTACtaatatgtaaaattaaaattattttatcttatatatatatttttttggttaatgtcataattttttttttataaatcaaatattaaaaaactattttttagttaataagtGTAATCTTTTCGtgattgcttttaatttaactaatataaaataataatttatatttagattatcataaatatgaaaaattatgatttcataATCCGATGACCCATTGCCCTctctatttatatcttttttgttgATTAAGTATTTTGCTGAAGTATTGGGGATAGTTCCAAAGTGCACAAACGTTACGAGGAATTATATCTAACAAATTGgcacctttattatttttttttatgcagggCTTAACAAGTTTGGAAGAATTACAGTTGTCCTCCCTGCCTGTGCCTGACATGAGGTGTATATGGAAGGGTCTCGAGCCGAGGCATTTGACTACTTTGGTGGTGAGGAAATGTGAGAGACTGACGCATGTATTTACAGGCAACATGATTGCTAGTCTGGTTCAACTAGAAGTTCTAGAGATATCAACTTGTGATGAACTGGAGCAAATCATAGCTAAGGATATTGATGATGGAAATGATCAAATATTGTCAGGAAGTTATCTCCAATCTTTATGCTTCCCCAATTTGTGTCGAATTGAGATCAATGAATGCAACAAGTTAACGAGTCTCTTCCCAGTAGCCATGGCTTCAGGTCTCCCCAAGCTCCAAATACTTAGAGTAAGCCAATCCTTTCAACTACTGGGAGTATTTGGGCATGATGATCATGCTTTACCTGTCAATGTTGAGAAGGAGATGGTGCTCCCTGATCTGCAGGAGCTGTATCTAGAACAATTACCGAGGATTGTCTACTTCAGTCCTGGATGTTATGAATTCTTATTCCCTCGACTGGAGACGTTGAACGTGCGTCAATGTCCAAAACTGACCACAAAATTTGCTACTACAACAAATGGTTCGATGAGTGCTCAATCAGAGGTGCTGCTTGTTTGACATGATTTCTTGCCtctcttttagtgtttttgtttcttgttttcacTCGATAATAAGACTTACAAGTTAGAATGTGTATGCCATGCTTGAATTGGCTTTGCAGGTATCTCAAGTAGCTGGGGGTTCAAGCATTGGTCGCTCCGTGCCAACCAACACTCGTAGAATGTGGACCCGAAATAATGGGtgggaggaagaggaggaggaagatgaagaggaggaggaagagggtATAATAagattaattggtttttttcatgatggTGATAGGTAAGAAGATTAGTTTGGCATTGGGATTTGAAAAACATGCTAATAATTCAATATTTCCCCAACCAAGTAATATGGCTGCAGTTATTTATGTTTATCCTTCTCCTTCAACTCTTACTGgttgaaataaattaacataTGCGATATGCCTGAATGGTCGTTGTTCTTCATTTTTGCATCAGGTTGGCTGGTTACCTCTTCATGCGATGATTTCACGGAGAATCATGTCTTTGAGCGGTGGTGCTGCGAGTATTCTTTTAATTCGTGGAAGTAATTTCAACTGTTTCATTGGCAATGAGATGCAATTTGGCTTTACATTGTAACAGTCATATTTACCATACAACTCCTAAAAGAAGGATACTGAACTTCTAGAAAATAAGGGCGTATGCCATGTTGTGTCTTTAGTCATTTATTGTGCGAACCTCAGGAAATAAGGGCGTATGTTTGCTTGCCCATTTGTGTTTCTTTTCAAGTGTGTGAACCTTCAAAAACAAGTGAAGGGCATAA from the Populus nigra chromosome 1, ddPopNigr1.1, whole genome shotgun sequence genome contains:
- the LOC133698460 gene encoding probable disease resistance protein At4g27220 produces the protein MAIESAGGSIVSKIAEVLVEPTIRQFRYMFCFNNFVQEFNEQKQNLALTLDRLQKAVEVAERNAEEIEKDVNKWLEDANNEIKGVNPLENETGKNGKCFTWCPNWIRQFKLSKALAKKTETLRNLEENSKKFPKVSHKAPLQDTEFLPSEGLTPSESSKEAFEQIMKALEDDNVNMIGLYGMGGVGKTTLVKEVGRRAKESQLFDEVLMATLSQNPNVIDIQDRIADSLGLHLDEKTKEGRADRLWQRLKTEKKMLIILDEVWKVINLKEIGIPFGDAHRGCKILLTTRLQDICSYMECQPKVFLSLLPENEAWALFKINAGLRDADSTLNTVAKKVARECQGLPIALVTVGRALRDKSAVEWEVASKELRNSQFRHMEQIGEQKNAYSCLKLSYDYLKHEKTKLCFLLCCLFPEDYNIPIEDLTRYAVGYGLHQDVESIEDAREKVHAEIKTLKDCFMLLGTETEEHVKMHDLVRDVAIQIASSKEYGFMVKAGIGLKEWPMCSKSFEGCTAISLMGNKVAELPEGLVCPQLKVVLLELDRGLNVPERFFEGMKEIEVLSLKGGCLSLQSLQFSTNVQSLLLMECKCKDLIWLRKLQRLKILGFIGCDSIEELPGEMGELKELRLLDVTGCRNLGRIPVNLIGSLKRLEELLIGCYSFKEWDVVGTSRGGVNASLTELNSLSHLAVLSLRIPKAECIPRDFVFPRLLKYDIWVLGNGYSELDNEYPTAKTRLNLGEISATSLNAKTFEQLFPTVSQISFRRVEGLENIVLSSDQMTTHGHGSQKDFLQRLEHVKVNGCGDIRTLFPAKWRQALKNLRGVEIKDCKSLEEVFELGEADEGSSEEKELSLLSSLTELQLSCLPELRCIWKGLTGHVSHQSLAHLNLDSLDKLTFIFTPSLAQSLPQLETLKIRSCRGLKHLIRENDDESEIIPESLSFPKLKTLLVEYCGQLEYVFPVSVSPSLLNLEQMTIVTSNLKQIFYSGEGDALTRDGIINFPRLRKLSLSNCSFFGPKDFAAQLPSLQELTIDGQEESGNLLAQLQGLTSLEELQLSSLPVPDMRCIWKGLEPRHLTTLVVRKCERLTHVFTGNMIASLVQLEVLEISTCDELEQIIAKDIDDGNDQILSGSYLQSLCFPNLCRIEINECNKLTSLFPVAMASGLPKLQILRVSQSFQLLGVFGHDDHALPVNVEKEMVLPDLQELYLEQLPRIVYFSPGCYEFLFPRLETLNVRQCPKLTTKFATTTNGSMSAQSEVSQVAGGSSIGRSVPTNTRRMWTRNNGWEEEEEEDEEEEEEGIIRLIGFFHDGDRLAGYLFMR